The following coding sequences are from one Rhodobiaceae bacterium window:
- a CDS encoding hypothetical protein (uncharacterized protein family (UPF0093)) — protein MTDFLLNLYPWIKAFHIISVIFWMAGMYYLPRLYVYHTETEPGSELSENYKKMEELLLRRIINPAMIAAWVFGLTLAWLLWDSIGSDAWFHVKLLLVTAMAAYHGFLSRWRKAFARDERPYTSRQMRILNEVPPVLTIFIVILVIVRPF, from the coding sequence ATGACTGACTTTCTGCTCAATCTATATCCCTGGATCAAAGCATTTCACATCATCAGTGTGATTTTCTGGATGGCGGGCATGTATTACCTGCCGCGGCTTTACGTCTATCATACGGAGACGGAACCAGGCTCTGAGCTCTCTGAAAACTACAAGAAGATGGAAGAGTTGCTGCTTCGGCGGATCATCAATCCAGCGATGATCGCGGCCTGGGTGTTCGGGCTCACCCTTGCCTGGCTTCTATGGGACAGCATCGGATCAGATGCCTGGTTCCATGTGAAACTGCTGCTTGTCACTGCCATGGCGGCTTATCACGGATTTCTGTCGCGGTGGCGGAAGGCCTTTGCCCGGGATGAGCGACCCTACACGTCTCGTCAGATGCGTATTCTGAACGAGGTGCCCCCAGTGCTCACCATCTTCATCGTGATCCTGGTGATTGTTCGACCATTCTGA
- the hemH gene encoding ferrochelatase: MSETVGAGGQRIAVVLFNLGGPDKPEAVKPFLFNLFSDKAIISVPQPFRWLIAKIISSRRAPIAREIYGHIGGRSPIVPETERQAEAIERVLSDLGELKCFIAMRYWHPFSGEAAAKVAAFNPDKIVLLPLYPQYSTTTTASSLKDWQQAWGKQVGPGSTLSKSLETKEICCYPEASGWVEAQASLIRQGIDQAGGLDKVRVLFSAHGLPKKVVEGGDPYQAQVERTCAAVAKELNIPDLDWVTCYQSRVGPLEWIGPSTDDEIERAGRDGRKIVLAPIAFVSEHSETLVELDIEYGDLAKKSGVETYIRVPAVGTHPAFVRELGDQIRAVLTSDDVICPEELAGGVCPGNRL; the protein is encoded by the coding sequence ATGTCAGAAACGGTTGGAGCTGGGGGTCAACGCATCGCGGTGGTGCTGTTCAATCTGGGTGGGCCGGATAAGCCAGAAGCGGTGAAACCTTTTCTGTTTAACCTCTTCTCTGACAAGGCGATCATCAGCGTTCCCCAACCTTTTCGCTGGCTGATTGCCAAGATTATCTCTTCGCGGCGGGCACCGATTGCTCGCGAGATTTATGGTCATATTGGAGGCAGATCACCGATCGTTCCGGAAACAGAACGTCAGGCAGAAGCCATTGAACGGGTTCTCTCAGATTTGGGTGAGTTGAAATGTTTCATCGCCATGCGGTACTGGCATCCGTTTTCAGGAGAAGCCGCGGCCAAAGTTGCGGCCTTTAATCCCGACAAGATCGTGCTTCTGCCGCTCTATCCGCAATATTCGACCACGACCACCGCTTCATCTCTTAAGGACTGGCAGCAGGCCTGGGGGAAACAGGTAGGGCCGGGTAGTACTTTATCTAAGTCCTTGGAAACAAAAGAGATTTGTTGTTATCCAGAAGCGTCAGGCTGGGTTGAAGCACAAGCCTCTCTCATTCGCCAAGGCATTGATCAAGCCGGTGGTCTAGACAAGGTAAGGGTTCTCTTTTCAGCTCACGGGCTGCCAAAAAAAGTCGTGGAGGGGGGCGATCCCTACCAGGCCCAAGTGGAGCGCACCTGCGCCGCGGTTGCGAAGGAACTGAACATTCCAGATCTTGATTGGGTCACCTGCTATCAAAGCCGAGTGGGGCCTTTGGAATGGATTGGGCCCTCAACAGATGATGAAATTGAGCGAGCTGGCAGAGATGGCCGCAAAATTGTCCTGGCCCCCATCGCTTTTGTTTCCGAACATTCAGAGACCTTGGTTGAGCTCGATATTGAGTATGGAGACCTTGCTAAGAAATCTGGTGTTGAAACCTATATTCGGGTGCCAGCCGTGGGCACTCACCCGGCCTTTGTCCGGGAATTGGGCGATCAAATTCGGGCGGTGCTGACAAGTGATGACGTCATCTGTCCAGAGGAGCTTGCAGGCGGCGTCTGCCCCGGAAATCGCCTTTAG